In Humulus lupulus chromosome 7, drHumLupu1.1, whole genome shotgun sequence, the following are encoded in one genomic region:
- the LOC133789663 gene encoding DNA polymerase delta catalytic subunit-like, which translates to MKEANRNSKAPKFIRRIEMVQKKSIMYYQQQQSYLFLKIVVALPTMVTSCRGILDRGVQIDGLGIKSFMTYESNVLFALRFMIDCNIVGGNWIEVPAGKYKKTAKHLSYCQLEFDCLYPYRCEEHLYFTCNFFLSLFTLYRNVTVAARLQVL; encoded by the exons ATGAAGGAGGCTAATAGGAACAGTAAGGCACCTAAGTTCATCCGTCGTATTGAGATGGTCCAGAAAAAGAGCATAATGTACTACCAACAGCAGCAGTCTTACCTTTTTCTCAAAATTGTTGTTGCTCTACCAACAATGGTTACAAGCTGTCGTG GCATACTTGACAGAGGAGTACAAATTGATGGACTGGGTATAAAGAGCTTCATGACATATGAAAGCAATGTTCTATTTGCTCTTCGCTTTATGATTGATTGCAACATAGTTGGTGGCAACTGGATTGAAGTACCTGCTGGAAAATATAAGAAGACAGCTAAACATTTGTCATACTGTCAGCTAGAGTTTGATTGCCTGTATCCTTATAGATGTGAGGAGCACTTATACTTCacatgtaatttttttctttctttgttcacTTTGTATAGGAATGTTACTGTAGCCGCAAGACTTCAAGTGCTTTAG